The following are encoded in a window of Acipenser ruthenus chromosome 26, fAciRut3.2 maternal haplotype, whole genome shotgun sequence genomic DNA:
- the LOC131701733 gene encoding 26S proteasome non-ATPase regulatory subunit 10-like isoform X1, with protein MRKIYIRFIHYWNGESAVMEESVSNVEVCNLAYTGQFEELKNKILSDKSLACKTDQDHRTVLHWACSAGHTDIVAFLLAFGVDVDLSDDAGWTPLHIAASAGREEIVKALITRGAQLNVANENGCRPLHYAASKDRYEIAQMLLEKGADPNATNKLQCTPLHRASAKGNRRLIQLLLKHSASTNIQDSEGNTALHLACDEERTEAAKLLVEHGASIYIENKEEKTPLQIAKGGLGAVLRRIVEG; from the exons ATGAGGAAGATTTATATAAGATTTATACACTACTGGAACGG TGAATCAGCAGTAATGGAGGAATCTGTGTCTAACGTGGAAGTATGCAATTTGGCATATACTGGACAATTTGaagagttaaaaaacaaaattttGTCAGATAAGTCGCTAGCTTGTAAAACAGATCAG GATCATAGAACTGTTCTGCACTGGGCATGTTCAGCTGGGCACACAGACATTGTGGCGTTTCTGTTAGCTTTTGGAGTGGATGTGGATCTGAGTGATGAT gcGGGTTGGACTCCACTTCACATTGCAGCCTCAGCAGGAAGAGAAGAGATTGTGAAGGCTCTGATCACCAGAGGGGCACAGTTGAATGTTGCCAATGAGAATGGCTGCAGACCTTTGCATTATGCAGCTTCCAAAGACAGATATGAG ATTGCCCAGATGTTGTTAGAGAAAGGCGCAGACCCAAATGCTACAAACAAGTTGCAATGTACCCCGTTGCACAGAGCTTCAGCAAAGGGAAACCGTCGACTAATTCAGCTCCTCCTGAAGCACAGTGCCTCCACCAACATCCAGGATTCAGAGGGAAACACAGCACT tcacCTGGCTTGTGATGAAGAACGGACAGAAGCAGCCAAGCTACTGGTGGAGCACGGAGCTAGTATTTATATAGAGAATAAAGAGGAGAAGACACCTCTACAGATTGCTAAAGGAGGACTTGGGGCAGTGTTGAGGAGGATTGTGGAGGGCTGA
- the LOC131701733 gene encoding 26S proteasome non-ATPase regulatory subunit 10-like isoform X2, producing MEESVSNVEVCNLAYTGQFEELKNKILSDKSLACKTDQDHRTVLHWACSAGHTDIVAFLLAFGVDVDLSDDAGWTPLHIAASAGREEIVKALITRGAQLNVANENGCRPLHYAASKDRYEIAQMLLEKGADPNATNKLQCTPLHRASAKGNRRLIQLLLKHSASTNIQDSEGNTALHLACDEERTEAAKLLVEHGASIYIENKEEKTPLQIAKGGLGAVLRRIVEG from the exons ATGGAGGAATCTGTGTCTAACGTGGAAGTATGCAATTTGGCATATACTGGACAATTTGaagagttaaaaaacaaaattttGTCAGATAAGTCGCTAGCTTGTAAAACAGATCAG GATCATAGAACTGTTCTGCACTGGGCATGTTCAGCTGGGCACACAGACATTGTGGCGTTTCTGTTAGCTTTTGGAGTGGATGTGGATCTGAGTGATGAT gcGGGTTGGACTCCACTTCACATTGCAGCCTCAGCAGGAAGAGAAGAGATTGTGAAGGCTCTGATCACCAGAGGGGCACAGTTGAATGTTGCCAATGAGAATGGCTGCAGACCTTTGCATTATGCAGCTTCCAAAGACAGATATGAG ATTGCCCAGATGTTGTTAGAGAAAGGCGCAGACCCAAATGCTACAAACAAGTTGCAATGTACCCCGTTGCACAGAGCTTCAGCAAAGGGAAACCGTCGACTAATTCAGCTCCTCCTGAAGCACAGTGCCTCCACCAACATCCAGGATTCAGAGGGAAACACAGCACT tcacCTGGCTTGTGATGAAGAACGGACAGAAGCAGCCAAGCTACTGGTGGAGCACGGAGCTAGTATTTATATAGAGAATAAAGAGGAGAAGACACCTCTACAGATTGCTAAAGGAGGACTTGGGGCAGTGTTGAGGAGGATTGTGGAGGGCTGA
- the LOC117963421 gene encoding uncharacterized protein C21orf140 homolog — protein sequence MHLKPNLLKAVTHLLVNTGKNQCDVYIKDLRRLQQDGFYTVYLGGTDISEGLVTGEFPEPSSSKVVNAWSMMHAGGSRGWVPWNYTDVQDRSVSLEPFHNSYGKCVIVAKPVNAAMETNGPSMIAMEQHYRPSSPVLVNFMSCCPLVAQSHGHEFFCLPSHCGHLSPLDTAWSALKWYTAKNRHEYTTKHFGKESLRKSILFKDLIETGMKQMTASKWETATSRVQKRENYYLNGKMTVVI from the exons ATGCACCTCAAACCTAACCTGCTAAAAGCTGTAACTCATTTACTCGTAAACACTGGCAAAAACCAATGTGATGTGTACATAAAGGACCTGAGAAGGTTACAGCAGGACGGGTTTTACACAGTGTACCTGGGTGGGACGGATATCTCGGAGGGGCTAGTCACAGGTGAGTTCCCAGAACCGTCCTCTTCCAAGGTGGTGAATGCCTGGAGTATGATGCACGCAGGAGGTAGCAGAGGCTGGGTCCCCTGGAATTACACTGATGTTCAAGACCGATCTGTTTCTCTGGAACCCTTCCA CAACTCATATGGGAAATGTGTAATAGTAGCCAAGCCAGTGAATGCAGCTATGGAAACAAATGGCCCCTCCATGATTGCAATGGAACAGCATTACCGACCTTCATCTCCGGTCCTGGTGAACTTTATGAGCTGCTGCCCTCTGGTTGCTCAAAGTCATGGCCACGAGTTCTTCTGTCTGCCATCACACTGTGGCCATTTGAGTCCACTGGATACCGCTTGGTCAGCTCTGAAATGGTATACCGCTAAAAACAGGCATGAGTACACCACGAAGCACTTTGGTAAGGAGAGCCTACGCAAATCCATCCTTTTCAAAGACTTGATTGAAACTGGAATGAAGCAGATGACAGCAAGCAAGTGGGAGACTGCTACTTCAAGAGTTCAGAAAAGGGAAAATTATTATCTGAACGGGAAAATGACTGTTGTGATTTGA